A segment of the Polyodon spathula isolate WHYD16114869_AA chromosome 17, ASM1765450v1, whole genome shotgun sequence genome:
cTTATTTTTCCAGGATTTATTTTGCTACCGCTTGTCAAATTATTTCGAACTTCTGCTACATTTCCATTCTATTGTTACTTGTCACTCTGATCTACTCCAGTGCTTGCAACATAGGTCATCACAACATCGTGTGTTACAATGGGAGGTTTTGATCACCGCAAACGCTTTGCTACTGGATACAAGCACGGGGTTTTCTATGAAGGCACACAGAGATCAAATAAACCGACTGCTAAAGACGTGGTTTGTGTGCATACGGCTCTCCAGCGGGCAGCACTTAGAGAAGCAGCGGACCCAAGAAGAGAGGGGTCGCCCAGCGACAGTGCGAATTATTTGGGGTACGGCCCCAAGATCTGACGGAATTCCCTGCCCCTTATTTGCAccatgtaaaaaaagtgccttttttataTAGAGAATCACCCAGACGTGAATGTGAGAAAACGTTGTCATGCGAATCTTCTGCCAGGTGACTCATGTTTCTTCTTAAAAGCCACATAAAGATGTTTGCTTTggatagctaaaaaaaaaaaaaaaaaaaaaaaaaaacacattggttcGAAGTGAGTAATACTTGGAAGTAAAAAATTACAATAGATCAAAGAAGATGCCATTGAGTTTATGTCGATGAATTCGTTTAGATATTTTACgttagaaataaacaacaactcGCAGGTGATACATTTTCTCTCTGTTCCAGATCACACATCATACCTTAAGACTATGTGAACAGTTCCTTAACTATAGATTTGAAAATAGACTTCGAAATGAACATCAGCAAGCGTGAGTCAGACAGAAACTCTACCTAGTCACTTGATTATGTGGGTCTTGAaaatatatgtttcaatattacaATTTGAGATGCACACTTAATTTGGTTAGGCCAGCATCGTCCAACAGTGTCTACGTAGAGCAAACTTTCAATATGTAACGGAAAGGTAAGCAGTCTGGAACTGGGGTCCACTTAACTTACAGTAGTCATTGTCTCTTTATGGCTTGACGTGATTTATGATTAAAACTAATCACGCGTCACTAATGAGCAGGTGTTAGGATACACTTGGGCAGATTTCCAATGCATGATAATTTCATTTGGTTTTATGTGACCCTCAGCAATCCGCAAAATGCAGAAAAATCCATAGAGATGCAAGACTTAACCAAACCCCAAGCATGTACTGTTTATGCTTTAGAAAGTTGTTTAAAGTTACTATGCACTGATACAATCCTCACACAATACGAATAACTAACTTGGCTAAACTGTTACAGCAGGCATCGTTTTCATTGAATTTACAAGCGATTGATAATTAGTCTACAATCCATGGAATAATCTGAGCTCAACTCAGATATATAGCGCAATGATAATTAACAGGGTGCCAATTTGCTGATTCTTTGACAGTCAAAGCCTGCACCTGGATTTTACTAACAGATAAAAAGGTTAATAGACATTGAGATTATGGTGGTGTACCTCACACCTTTGTTCCAAATTACAAACAGCAGGCAAATAGCACATTGATGTCTGCCACATACGGTTAGTACCACATAAAATGTAACGTTGCACACTCGGGTAAGGTATATGGATTAAtacgaaacacacacacacacacacacacacacacacacacacacacacacacacacacacacacacaatgctatTCCACTACACTTGTTCCAGGAAGGTCAGTAGTATTCGCACCTAAGTGAGCTTTCACCTTGCCAACAGCAATTTTATCTTTTGCATCCTTTACCAGAACAGCAGGAGATCTTGTCAACGTGAAAAAAGGCAAAGCTACCTAAGGCTATAAATACCCTGACTCACTGACCAGATGATACGTGATGCGTTAACCCAACAGTTCTCCCAAATACTTCTGACATCTTTGCACTTTCAAAGCAACCTATGTTCCATAAACTGTATACATTATTTCAATCCAAATATATTACCTAATGCATTCACTCATGCAATTATTAACGCTGCAACTTTATGATTCAGCGGTTGCAATGTTTATACCACAATCTAATCTGAAAAAGTGCGCTTCTGAACTAAATAACTTCAGATCTGTGTTCTTAGTGTATTCTGAATAGAAAATACGCAAATACTTACTATATGTTCACGTGTTTTAATCAATTAGCTTTTCTCTTAAACTCTGTCCAGAAATGTAGAAATCAGTGTTTTGTAAAGTTAAATaacagcagcatttaaaacaCTTAATAGGCATTTGTTCATGTTATTGTTCATTTATATAAAGCTCTCCCTTATGGTAATTGCACTCTGTTGCTTTCCCATTTTACTTCCTCCCATACataaattattatgtttttggCTTTTAATGAAGGGTATTTTATACAAAGAACATTATTAATCACGTCGCCAATACTGCAAAAACCCAAATTCCATGCTTTCACAAAGTCTGACTTTGTGTTTAATCCTGGCATAAAATGCATGCAAAGTTCAGTCTACAATAGTATTGCAAGCAAATGGATTTTATCTGATCAACGTAAATTCTGACATTTGTTCAAAGCTAGCCGTTCTTTTCTAGTGCTAACTGTTAGCAGAATATTCACCAAAGGAATCAGTCTGTAGAGTTGCTAAGCATCCGTGGGTGACGATTGTGTTAAGTGAATCCTGCCCCATGCTGCAGTAGGTGGTGTGTGATGTAATAGGTAACGAAGCAGATATAAATATCGTTGGTCAGGGCAGAGCAGCATGGCTGAGCTGGGCTGGTACAGACGATCAACACTTCTTTAGACAACTCTTGTCCTGTGGCTCACAACAAATTGGGATCAAGTTCGAACAAACTTGCACAGAATCGAATCCACTTCACAGCGGAGACTCCATGCAGCACCAGAGAGAAAGTCACAGCTCAGTTTGGAACTGAgcgttttgctttctttttttttttccctttggtcTAAGTATACAGCGGAGCTAGAAGTCGAGGTATTTTTAGTGCAATCGACTCCTTCAACCACGTGTGCCCATGTTGATCAGGATGTCCATTCAATCGGCCTTCTTGCCAATATTGGTCCTGGGACTGGTGTCGAGTTTAGTGTGCTGCGGTCCCTTCCCCGGCAGGCAAAACGGCACCCCGGAGGGCCACTGGGAGACCCTCTACTCTCGCTCTTTGGCACGGATCCCCGGCGAAAGGAGGGATATCAACCGGGACAGTGACTATCTTATTGGCATCAAAAGGCTGCGGCGCCTTTACTGCAATGTAGGCATTGGGTTTCACATCCAGGTTTTGCCAGATGGCAAGATAACCGGAGTGCACAACGAAAATCGATACAGTAAGTACAGTGCATTTTTTTGCATGTGGTTAGTTAATGAAGTTTTATTTTAGGGATGGTTTTCAGTTTCAGTTCTAATTTACGATAATGGTTTTGATTTgcacaatataaaaatgtgaacatgttttaaaaagcagtgtaTTTGAAGGCAGGTCATGTTTACGTTTTGTCAGCATTGCATTTTTCTGTAGCAGAtacagtgactgtgtgtgtgtgtgtgtgtgtgtgtgtgtgtgtgtg
Coding sequences within it:
- the LOC121329493 gene encoding fibroblast growth factor 4B-like, with the translated sequence MLIRMSIQSAFLPILVLGLVSSLVCCGPFPGRQNGTPEGHWETLYSRSLARIPGERRDINRDSDYLIGIKRLRRLYCNVGIGFHIQVLPDGKITGVHNENRYKEVNIPGVERGVVTLFGVRSGLFVAMNSKGKLYGSTHFSDECTFKEMLLANNYNAYESRAYPGMYIGISKNGKTKKGNRVSPTMTVTHFLPRI